A genomic stretch from Kwoniella europaea PYCC6329 chromosome 2, complete sequence includes:
- a CDS encoding 6-phosphogluconate dehydrogenase (decarboxylating) yields MVDIDNDQVNDIEIGIVGSGSMGGGMTLLFSQQGSRIGCYDYDKEAVQKLMDEAKQDENVDEKLVHGFTSLERLIKAFPKGSGDKQKPRILVLSMPHGKPVDGIQNDLLPLLEKGDIVIDGGNEWWEETERRQAKAREQGVEWVGMGVSGGYQSARHGPSMSPGCTKEAWEYLKPYLEKWAAKTPEGEPCVMHIGPGGSGHYVKMIHNGIEHAHLSILCEVRALLHQQIGLSNDEISDLFESWWKSGPLRGNFLVGIGFRGLRFKEGGGIKHAEDGIVEKIEDKVTQDVDLSEGTGTWSTKEIAERHVAAPAIAAAHQLRIISSDKFERLKVADNLGLPQPSQAKEAKFDKGEKDKLLETVQTAVYGAILGAFIQGLDIITKASQDQKWNISLATCIKIWRQGCIIQSDAIAEFFLPLFEKFPPSEPINLLKSIPEIARELAKTYDAQKKLYTIAIETDSVAPALGASLEYLKAVNCRDLDTNFMELELDYFGHHNYDIKGQAEKGHEKGKYHTEFAKMPGV; encoded by the exons ATGGTAGACATTGATAACGACCAGGTCAATGATATCGAGATTGGCATCGTAGGAAGTGGGAGTATGGgtggg GGTATGACATTGCTTTTCTCACAACAAGGCTCAAGAATAGGATGTTACGATTATGACAAAGAAGCTGTTCAAAAGCTAATGGACGAGGCTAAGCAAGATGAGAACGTTGATGAAAAACTGGTGCATGGGTTCACATCTCTGGAGAGATTGATCAAGGCTTTCCCTAAAGGATCGGGCGATAAGCAGAAGCCCAGGATACTCGTACTGAGTATGCCTCACGGCAAACCGGTTGATGGCATCCAGAACGATTTACTCCCATTGTTGGAAAAGGGTGATATAGTCATTGATGGAGGAAATGAATGGTGGGAAGAGACGGAGAGGAGACAGGCCAAAGCGAGGGAACAGGGAGTCGAATGGGTGGGAATGGGTGTGAGTGGTGGAT ATCAATCTGCTAGACATGGACCATCGATGTCACCTGGATGCACCAAGGAAGCATGGGAGTATCTCAAGCCTTATCTCGAGAAGTGGGCAGCTAAAACACCGGAGGGAGAGCCCTGTGTAATGCATATAGGCCCAGGTGGATCAGGTCATT ACGTCAAGATGATACATAATGGTATTG AACACGCACATCTCTCTATTCTTTGTGAGGTTCGAGCACTCTTACATCAACAAATTGGTTTATCCAACGACGAGATCTCTGACTTGTTCGAGTCATGGTGGAAGTCTGGTCCACTTCGCGGGAACTTCCTCGTCGGCATAGGCTTCAGAGGACTCAGGTTTAAGGAAGGCGGTGGTATAAAACACGCCGAAGATGGTATAGTAGAGAAAATTGAGGATAAAGTCACCCAGGATGTTGATCTATCCGAA GGCACGGGCACTTGGTCAACTAAG GAAATTGCCGAAAGACATGTAGCTGCACCTGCGATCGCAGCAGCGCATCAACTTCGTATAATATCTTCTGATAAATTCGAAAGGCTCAAGGTCGCCGATAATCTGGGTCTCCCTCAACCTTCCCAAGCTAAAGAAGCCAAGTTTGACAAAGGGGAGAAAGACAAACTGCTTGAGACTGTACAGACGGCTGTATATGGTGCGATCCTTGGGGCTTTCATTCAAGGACTGGAT ATCATCACCAAAGCGTCTCAGGACCAA AAATGGAACATATCACTGGCGACATGTATCAAGATCTGGAGACAAGGTTGTATCATCCAGTCTG ACGCTATTGCCGAGTTCTTTCTTCCATTATTCGAAAAGTTTCCTCCATCTGAGCCAATCAACCTACTCAAGAGTATACCCGAGATAGCCAGGGAATTAGCCAAGACGTACGATGCGCAGAAAAAGCTCTACACCATCGCTATCGAAACTGATTCTGTGGCTCCTGCTCTTGGAGCATCTTTGGAATACCTCAAGGCTGTCAATTGCCGTGATCTCGATACCAACTTTATGGAGTTAGAATTggact ACTTCGGCCATCATAATTACGACATCAAAGGTCAGGCTGAGAAGGGACATGAGAAGGGTAAATACCATACGGAATTTGCCAAGATGCCAGGAGTGTAA